In the Defluviitalea raffinosedens genome, AAAAGCTGGAAGTGGTATTGGACATTACAGCAGGTACCATCCCAAAAGGCTATGAAGAAAATGAGAGCCAACATCAAAGAGGTGTTTGCAAGTCCAATCAAACTGTTGTTGAGCGTGGAGGAAATGGTGAAGCTACTTAATCCTAAAATTATCGGCATGAGAAATTATTATGCCAGACGGTTTGCCAGACCATGGTTATGGAAGATAGATAAGTATATCAATTTCAAATTTACTCGGTGGTACAATCGGAAGAAACAACGCAATTACAGGTTAGGAAATGCGGCCAAGGTCAGAGAATTGACTATGCAGGCAGGATTGGCTAGTATATGCGGCTGAATGCTGAAGGAAGAAGAATATCGGAAAGCCGTATGCGGGAAAACCGCACGTACGGTTTGATGAGGGGGGGTGGCAATCCCACTACTCTACTCTATCGAGGATAAAAAGATGGTGTTGCCAAAAACATTGATTATCGTAATTAAGTGGATTATTGATGTTGAGCTGCTTACCTACAAAGCTGTGCACAGATTGTCGGATGAATAAATACATCCTCTGATATTATTTATGATGAAAGGAGGTTGTTGGATGGATGCTTTAAGAAGTATGAATAATGCATTAGCGTATATTGAAGAGCACTTAACAGAGGAAATTGATTATAGTGAAGTATCTAAAATCGCTTATTGTTCAGAGTATCATTTCAAGCGGATGTTTTCTTTTTTAGCAGGTATAAGTTTATCAGAATATATTCGGAGAAGAAGACTGACGTTGGCTGCACTTGATTTGAAAGATAATAATTTGAGAATAATTGATGTAGCCGTCAAATACGGCTATAATTCGGCTGATTCATTTTCCCGTGCTTTTCATTCCCTGCATGGCATTCTCCCTTCTGAGGCAAGGAGTGAGAATACACAGTTAAAAGCTTATCCTCGAATGACCTTTCAATTATCAATTAAAGGAGGATGCGAAATGAATTATCGTATTGTTGAAAAAGGACCATTTAAGATCGTAGGATTCAAGAAGAGAGTACCAATTAGATTTAATGGTGTGAATCCGGAAATTGCAGAAATGATTGAACTATTAACCCCTGAGGTCATCAAAAAGCTGAAGGTGCTGTCAAATGTAGAACCAACAGGAATTATTAGTGCATCTACGAACTTCTCGAAAGGAAGAATGGAAGAAAAATGTGAATTGGATCATTACATTGGTGTAGCAACCTCAAGTGATGAAACTGCAGAATTTGATGTATTGAAAGTAGAAGACAGTACCTGGGCAGTCTTTGAATCCATTGGGCCCTTCCCGGAAACACTTCAAAATGTGTGGGGTAGGATATACTCAGAGTGGTTTCCATCTTCAGGATACGAGGCGGTTGAAGGTCCTGAAATTTTATGGAATGAGAGTCCAGATACTGGAAATCCAAAGTATCGAAGCGAAATCTGGATTCCAGTAAAGAAAAAAGACTATTAATTACATTAATATTTATTATTTAGGGTACTCCTAGTAAGAGTGCCCTTCTCGTAAATGATACAATTGGTGGATATATTCCCGCCTTCCCGCCTACTGATAGTGCAAAAAGTGGCGATGACGTGTTTCCGACTACCGACAGTGTAAAAGACATCAATTCACCCCGTTCGTTGCATGTGGAGACAGTTGTGAGACTTTCTCGTAAATAAACAGGATTAAGAGAGGTTGTATTTATAAAATATGTGGTTTTGACTACGATTTGCCAATGCAGAAGTTATGTCATTGGCAAATTTTTTTATTATCAATCCTTTGTAAACTATTTGCCTTGACATAGCTTTCATTGCATGACTATAGGGATCTAGTGTTGTAAATATTTAGTAAGTTTATTGCGGCGGCAGAGTTTTGGTCTTGTTCCCTATTTTGAAGTGATTCTATTCGTAGTTTGGCATGCAATATCGTAAAAAATAGTGTATATTAAATTTTCAGGGCAATAAACTTGATTTCACTAGACGTATCATAATGGTGATTGATCACGTTATGAAATCTCACAACGATATCCTGGAATGGTATCTCGTTACTGGTTTAAGACTTTATCTCAATGTCTTACCTGATCTAGAGAGAAAAGCATTTGAAAGTGAACTGATAGAAATTCTAGTTCAAAGATATTCCATGCAAAAAACGGGGATATTATTTTTAGATTTCCAAGATTCTTTTTTATAGCATATTCGAAAAAGACAAACCGTTAAAATGCTTATCGCTAAAAAGGCATACAACAGAATTTTATTCCATAAGAACTGATAATGGACATTTTCTTTGTTATGATGTTATGACAAAGCCTAAACAGAAATAAGGAACAGATTAAAGAGAAATTCAAGTAGTTTAACGGATTAATTTCATAAATGTATTCTTGTGTAAAAAATAATAGTATTTGAAAATTTATTGATTTTATATCACTTAAATGGTAAAATACAATATGGAAGAAGTATACAGTATCCAATTTTATTATGGTTGATTAAAAACATTAACAAAAAGCCATAGAATAATATTGTGGAAGACAAGATTTAAAAATTAATAATGTTGTATGAAAAGATTGCGGGGGGACTCGTAAGAGTTGAGAAGGTAAAACCTGACCCTTTGAACCTGTCAGTTAACACTGTCGTAGGGAAGCAATGAATTGTTAGATTAATGATGAAATGCGTTCCTTATGAAGGAGCGCTTTTTTTATTACATAGGAAATTCTGTGGAATTTCCTATGTCAAAAAAGCTCTGCGGCAGAATATAGCCTCTCACATATTGTATTTTGTTGATTTTACCGAACGCGTTCGGTGCGAGTGGTTCACAAGCGCAACTCTTATATGCGAAATAATTCTTGCAAAGGCCCCAATTTTCTTATTTTATCTGTATAACACAGTTGTTTTTTGACTAACAATTTTTTGAAGAAACAGTAAGAAAGATGGTGATGCAGTCTATATTCGTAAAATGCTATGAAATCATAGAAAGGAAGAGGAGAAAATGACAAAAGAGGAGATTCAAAATCAGATTGCCCAGACAGTGGAAACTGTAAAAAAGACTAACCCTATGGTAGGTTCCATTACCAATATGGTAACCATTAATCTCGTAGCCAATGCACAACTGGCTGTCGGAGGTTCTGCTGCTATGGTGTATCTGCCTGAAGAAGGAGAAGTTTTGGCTAAATCTGGTCAAGCTATGTATATCAATGTGGGGACACTTTTACCCATTCATGAGGAAATATTACCTTATGTAGCAAAAACTTTACGAGATACTTTCAGATACAATTTCTTGATGAACTTTATAAAGCAAGTGCAGCAGATATAGCCAATAATCCATTTGAAATAGAGGAGGTTTAATGTATGAATACTTTAATTGCAGTGGCCATTGCGCCTTTTGGCATTGGAGATGAACTTTCATCTGAAGTTGCAGAAGTGGTGAAAGTGATTCGAGAGTCGGGATTGCCAAACAGAACCACTTCCATGTTTACGGAAATAGAAGGTCCCTGGGATGAGGTGATGCAGGTGGTGAAAGATGCAACCTTTGCACTGGCAAATAAAGGCATCCGAACGGAAGTGGTGTTAAAGGCAGATATTCGTCCAGGATTTACTAACATGATGAACAGAAAGGTTCAAAAACTCAATGAAATTTTAGGAGAAGAAAATTAGTATTCGCATAAATTCAGTCTTTTAGGGGGATAGATGGAAGTGAGAGAATATTCAACTCAGATGGAAGCCGCAAGAAAAGGAATCATTACAGAAGAACTAAAAAAAGTAGCTGAAAAAGAACTGATGACCGTTGAGGAACTGATGCCATTAGTTGCAGCAGGAAAAGTAGTAATATGTGCAAATAAAAATCATAAATGCCTTGATCCGCAGGGTGTAGGTTCAATGCTAAAAACTAAGATAAATGTGAATTTAGGCGTTTCGAAAGATTACAAAGACTACGATATGGAAATGAAAAAAGTGATGGAAGCTGTCAATATGGGCGTCCATTCAATCATGGATTTGTCTTCCCACGGAGATACCATTCCTTTTCGAAGGAAGTTGATTGCAGAATGCCCGGTTATGATAGGAACTGTACCAGTATATGATTCCGTTATCCATTATCAGAGAGACCTGGCCACCCTTACAGCAAAAGATTTTATTGATGTCATAAGGCTCCATGCTGAAGATGGAGTGGATTTTATCACTTTGCACTGTGGGATTACAAGAAAAACGATAGAACAGATCAAGGAGCATAAAAGAAAAATGAATATCGTATCCAGAGGAGGTTCTCTTGTATTTGCATGGATGTGCATGACAGGTGAAGAGAATCCTTTTTATGAGTATTATGATGAAATCTTGGATATATGCCGTGAATATGATGTGACGATATCCTTAGGAGATGCTTGTAGACCGGGATGTCTTGCCGATGCGTCGGATGTATGTCAGATTGAAGAACTTGTAAGACTTGGAGAGCTTACAAAAAGAGCCTGGGAAAAAGATGTACAGGTTATGATTGAAGGACCAGGACATATGCCGATCGACCAAATAGAAGCCAATATGAAAATACAACAGACGATTTGCAACGGAGCACCTTTCTATGTGTTAGGTCCATTGGTAACGGATATTGCCCCTGGATATGATCACATCACGGCTGCGATTGGTGGCGCCATTGCAGCTTCAGCCGGTGCGGCTTTCTTGTGCTATGTGACTCCTGCAGAACACTTAGCATTACCAAATTTAGAAGATGTAAAGCAAGGGATTATTGCTATGAAAATAGCAGCCCATGCAGCAGACATCGCAAAAGGGGTAAGAGGAGCACGGCAGATTGATGACAGAATGGCAGAAGCAAGAAGAAGCTTTGACTGGGAAGCCCAGTGGGAATGTGCGATAGATCCTGAAACTGCAAAAAGAATCCGTGAAGAAAGGAAGCCAGAGTTCGAAGATACATGTTCCATGTGTGGAAAATTTTGTGCAGTAAGAAGTATGAACAAGGCACTGGCAGGCGAACATATCGATATTTTGTGATTGAGTCCTGGCTAGTGAATTATTAAGTTAACATGATAATTTGAAGAATAAAATTTTTCCAATAAAATAGTGATGGCTGATTGCCAGTATTTCTATTCTGTATTTGAATATAAATACCTTCTGTTTATTAAATCAAAGTGATTTATAACAGGAGGTATTTTTTGCGCAAATATCAATTCAGCATTATTTCTATACTAAATAAATTGATTATTGATAAACTTCTTTTTTTATGTATAATGGTGTATATACACATATAAATACATATGTAAACATACATATAAATATGTAAATATGGATTAAATTCTAAATTCAACTTACAGCTAAGATTTTAATTACCCCCTTCGCCTGATCAGATTAAAAGACTATTAAATCTAAAAATGTAAATTAGGCGGCAAGGTTTATGATGAGAGGAAGAAATACCATGGATACTCAGGAAATGATTAATGAAATCAATAAACTCAAAAGAGAAAAAAAGGCTATCATACTTGCTCACAATTATCAAGCACCAGAAGTTCAAGATATAGCAGATTTTGTTGGGGATTCACTGGGACTTAGCAGAAGAGCTGCCAATACCGATGCGGATATTATCGTTTTTTGTGGTGTACATTTTATGGCAGAAAGTGCAAAGATTTTTTCACCGGATAAAAAAGTTCTTTTGCCGGCATATGATGCAGGATGTCCTATGGCTGATATGATTGATGCGGATCAGCTAAGAGTATTGAAGAAAAAATACCCCAATGTTCCGGTGGTATGTTATATTAATTCTTCTGCGGAAGTTAAAGCAGAAAGTGATATATGCTGTACTTCAGCCAATGCAGTAAAAGTGGTTCAATCCATTGACAGTGATAAAGTTTTATTCGTACCAGATCAAAACTTAGGGAATTATGTAGCGAAACAGATACCCCAAAAGGATGTCATATGTTGGGAAGGATTTTGCATAACCCATCATAAAGTAAAGTGCAATGTATTGGATATGGTTAGAAAGCATAGAAGCAATACAAAGATATTAGTCCACCCGGAATGTAATCCGGATGTAGTTGCAAAAGCAGATTTTGTAGGAAGTACATCTCAAATCATACAATATGTAGAAGAGTCGGATGAAAAGGAATTTGTTATAGGAACTGAGATGGGTGTACTTCATTCTTTAGAAAAGCAGAATCCTGATAAAAAGTTTTACTTGCTTTCCCCGTCGTTGATATGCGTTAACATGAAAAAAACGCGATTGGAAGATGTGTATAGAGCATTAAAAGACGAAATTTATGAAATCGAAGTCGACAAAGATATTATGGCAGCAGCTAAAAACTCTCTTGAAAGGATGCTGAAAGTATCTTAAGGAGTATAGAAGAATGAAGAGAAGGTATCTTGCAAATTTTAACCTGGATAAAATAAAAAGAGAATACTGTGATGTGCTCATCATAGGTAGCGGAGTAGCCGGCCTTTATACATCCATCAATATAGATCCTAAATATCGTGTAATCGTTTTATCAAAGGATATGATTAATGAAAATAACAGTAATTTAGCTCAAGGGGGCATAGCTGCCAGTATCAGTCCCGAAGACAGTATGCTCCTTCATTTTGAAGATACAATAAAGGCAGGCAATAACTATAATGATAAAAAATCTGTACAAATACTGGTGGAAGAAGCTTTAGAAAATGTCAAAAAGCTTATGGATATGGGCGTCCAGTTTGATAAAGATGAAAAGGGAAATATAAAATTAACCAGAGAAGGAGGACATTCAAAAAACAGAATTTTTCACTATCAGGACAGAACCGGGAAAGAAGTCATGAGGGGTTTGACCAAAGAAGCATTAAAGAGAGAAAATATTATCATTAGGGGAAATCAACTTGCCATAGATCTGTTGACACTGGACTTTAAATGCTTAGGTGCTTTAGTTAAAAATGGGGCAGAAACCTATGCAATACTGTCTAAGGCCGTTGTTTTAGCTACTGGAGGGATAGGACAAGTTTATAACTATACAACGAATTCAGTGATTGCTACAGGGGATGGCATTGCTATGGCTTACAGAGCAGGAGCAGAGATCATCGATATGGAGTTTGTACAATTCCATCCAACTGTATTATACAGCCCCAATGATCATAAAAGATTTTTGATTTCAGAAGCTGTAAGGGGAGAAGGAGCTGTACTCAGAAATAATAAAAAAGAGGCATTTATGGGTAAATATCATAAACTTAAAGACTTGGCCCCCAGGGATATTGTTTCCAGAAGCATTTTTAATGAAATGATCAAAGAAAATACTCCTTATGTTTATCTGGATATAACCCATAAGGATGCAGATTTTATTAAAAACAGATTTCCAAGTATCTACCAGGTTTGCTTGTCTAAAGGGATTGATATGACCAAAGACTATATTCCTGTCTGTCCGGCACAGCATTACCTCATGGGAGGCGTAAGAACAGATTATTTTGGAAGGACGAGTATTGAGAGACTGTATGCCTGTGGAGAGACTGCTTGTACGAAGGTTCATGGAGCCAATAGGCTGGCAAGCAATTCTCTGTTAGAAGGTCTGGTATTTGGGAAAAGAGCAGCAGAAGACATAAATCAAACCATAAATAAATTAAAAATAGAAGAGCCTTTGATTAAAAATGACGAAGTTTATGAATCCATAGACCAAAATGAAATTCAGGAAATTAAAACGAAAGTCAGAGAAACAATGGGAAGAAATGCTTTTATTTTTAGAAGCAAAGAAGGATTATATGCAGCCTTATATATGATGAAGGAAGTATTAAACCGGTTACAAGCTTGCAGTGAAGACAGCAAGGCATTTTATGAATGTTTTAATATTGCAACAGTTGCGTATTTGATTATTCAGGCTGCTTTAAGCAGGGAAGAAAGTATAGGCAGTCATATGATGATAAATAGGGAGGAATCTAAATGCTTAATTGGATTTTAGTGGATGAAATCATAAAGAATGGATTAAAGGAGGACATTAATAACATTGATATAACGACAGACACTTTAATAGATGATGAAAGTAAGTCAGCAGCACAGCTGCTAGCTAAAGAAGAAGGGGTTATAGCAGGACTTAATGTCTTTGAAAGAGTATTTAAGATATTAGATCAAGATGTAGTGGTTAAATTTAATGTTAAAGATGGAGATAAAGTTGACAAAGGTACTGTGATTGCCCGAATAGAGGGAAGCACTAAAGCCATTCTTAAAGGGGAAAGACTTGCCCTTAATCTGCTTCAAAGAATGTCAGGCATAGCTACTGTATCCAGGAAATACAGCGATATTGTTAAAAATTTTCCTGTAAGAATAGTGGATACCAGGAAAACGACTCCTGGACTTAGAATTCTTGAAAAATACGCTGTGAGAGTTGGAGGGGCTTATAATCATAGATTCAATCTGTCAGAATCGGTTTTGATTAAGGATAACCATATTGTTGCAGCAGGTGGAATTAAAGAAGCGATCCATAATGT is a window encoding:
- a CDS encoding group II intron maturase-specific domain-containing protein; translation: MQCCKEAVRSAHSTKDCTDNKTVHREGAQLYKRLSRAEEALHAVKWIMGKLELTLHSEKTRLGDMYFGKDSFDFFGFNNRFQRFRNKSWKWYWTLQQVPSQKAMKKMRANIKEVFASPIKLLLSVEEMVKLLNPKIIGMRNYYARRFARPWLWKIDKYINFKFTRWYNRKKQRNYRLGNAAKVRELTMQAGLASICG
- a CDS encoding AraC family transcriptional regulator — its product is MDALRSMNNALAYIEEHLTEEIDYSEVSKIAYCSEYHFKRMFSFLAGISLSEYIRRRRLTLAALDLKDNNLRIIDVAVKYGYNSADSFSRAFHSLHGILPSEARSENTQLKAYPRMTFQLSIKGGCEMNYRIVEKGPFKIVGFKKRVPIRFNGVNPEIAEMIELLTPEVIKKLKVLSNVEPTGIISASTNFSKGRMEEKCELDHYIGVATSSDETAEFDVLKVEDSTWAVFESIGPFPETLQNVWGRIYSEWFPSSGYEAVEGPEILWNESPDTGNPKYRSEIWIPVKKKDY
- a CDS encoding hydroxyethylthiazole kinase, translated to MTKEEIQNQIAQTVETVKKTNPMVGSITNMVTINLVANAQLAVGGSAAMVYLPEEGEVLAKSGQAMYINVGTLLPIHEEILPYVAKTLRDTFRYNFLMNFIKQVQQI
- a CDS encoding MTH1187 family thiamine-binding protein translates to MNTLIAVAIAPFGIGDELSSEVAEVVKVIRESGLPNRTTSMFTEIEGPWDEVMQVVKDATFALANKGIRTEVVLKADIRPGFTNMMNRKVQKLNEILGEEN
- the thiC gene encoding phosphomethylpyrimidine synthase ThiC, producing MREYSTQMEAARKGIITEELKKVAEKELMTVEELMPLVAAGKVVICANKNHKCLDPQGVGSMLKTKINVNLGVSKDYKDYDMEMKKVMEAVNMGVHSIMDLSSHGDTIPFRRKLIAECPVMIGTVPVYDSVIHYQRDLATLTAKDFIDVIRLHAEDGVDFITLHCGITRKTIEQIKEHKRKMNIVSRGGSLVFAWMCMTGEENPFYEYYDEILDICREYDVTISLGDACRPGCLADASDVCQIEELVRLGELTKRAWEKDVQVMIEGPGHMPIDQIEANMKIQQTICNGAPFYVLGPLVTDIAPGYDHITAAIGGAIAASAGAAFLCYVTPAEHLALPNLEDVKQGIIAMKIAAHAADIAKGVRGARQIDDRMAEARRSFDWEAQWECAIDPETAKRIREERKPEFEDTCSMCGKFCAVRSMNKALAGEHIDIL
- the nadA gene encoding quinolinate synthase NadA; its protein translation is MRGRNTMDTQEMINEINKLKREKKAIILAHNYQAPEVQDIADFVGDSLGLSRRAANTDADIIVFCGVHFMAESAKIFSPDKKVLLPAYDAGCPMADMIDADQLRVLKKKYPNVPVVCYINSSAEVKAESDICCTSANAVKVVQSIDSDKVLFVPDQNLGNYVAKQIPQKDVICWEGFCITHHKVKCNVLDMVRKHRSNTKILVHPECNPDVVAKADFVGSTSQIIQYVEESDEKEFVIGTEMGVLHSLEKQNPDKKFYLLSPSLICVNMKKTRLEDVYRALKDEIYEIEVDKDIMAAAKNSLERMLKVS
- the nadB gene encoding L-aspartate oxidase, whose protein sequence is MKRRYLANFNLDKIKREYCDVLIIGSGVAGLYTSINIDPKYRVIVLSKDMINENNSNLAQGGIAASISPEDSMLLHFEDTIKAGNNYNDKKSVQILVEEALENVKKLMDMGVQFDKDEKGNIKLTREGGHSKNRIFHYQDRTGKEVMRGLTKEALKRENIIIRGNQLAIDLLTLDFKCLGALVKNGAETYAILSKAVVLATGGIGQVYNYTTNSVIATGDGIAMAYRAGAEIIDMEFVQFHPTVLYSPNDHKRFLISEAVRGEGAVLRNNKKEAFMGKYHKLKDLAPRDIVSRSIFNEMIKENTPYVYLDITHKDADFIKNRFPSIYQVCLSKGIDMTKDYIPVCPAQHYLMGGVRTDYFGRTSIERLYACGETACTKVHGANRLASNSLLEGLVFGKRAAEDINQTINKLKIEEPLIKNDEVYESIDQNEIQEIKTKVRETMGRNAFIFRSKEGLYAALYMMKEVLNRLQACSEDSKAFYECFNIATVAYLIIQAALSREESIGSHMMINREESKCLIGF
- the nadC gene encoding carboxylating nicotinate-nucleotide diphosphorylase; this translates as MLNWILVDEIIKNGLKEDINNIDITTDTLIDDESKSAAQLLAKEEGVIAGLNVFERVFKILDQDVVVKFNVKDGDKVDKGTVIARIEGSTKAILKGERLALNLLQRMSGIATVSRKYSDIVKNFPVRIVDTRKTTPGLRILEKYAVRVGGAYNHRFNLSESVLIKDNHIVAAGGIKEAIHNVKGKISHTIKVEIEVETIEGLKEAIEAGADMVLLDNMSLEEMKKAVEIGKGKVILEASGGITLDDLVDVAKTGVDIISVGALTHSVKAMDISLKFIS